From the genome of Vicia villosa cultivar HV-30 ecotype Madison, WI linkage group LG2, Vvil1.0, whole genome shotgun sequence, one region includes:
- the LOC131647967 gene encoding 2S seed storage albumin protein-like — translation MARHNILLIASLLALALFFAHTNASREEDMKERCSKKIESLNLKPCENHLMRMIRKDQDEDEDKNVLKMKGINYIPRGDNPKEKCCDQLSEVHMLDCRCQALQEIMDNLNDRLPKKEMEDAEKKVKMLPLSCGIAPPLGCDLNLDN, via the coding sequence ATGGCCAGGCACAATATCCTCCTCATAGCTTCCCTTCTTGCATTAGCACTCTTCTTTGCCCACACCAACGCCTCAAGGGAAGAAGATATGAAAGAAAGATGCAGCAAGAAAATCGAGAGTTTGAACCTAAAACCCTGTGAGAATCACCTAATGAGGATGATTCGAAAGGACCAGGACGAGGACGAAGACAAGAATGTTCTGAAAATGAAGGGAATCAACTACATTCCTCGCGGGGATAACCCGAAGGAGAAGTGTTGTGATCAGCTTAGTGAAGTCCACATGTTGGATTGTAGGTGTCAAGCTTTGCAAGAGATAATGGATAATTTGAATGATAGGTTGCCTAagaaggaaatggaagatgctgagaagaaggtgaagatgttgCCTTTGAGCTGTGGCATTGCACCACCTTTGGGGTGTGACTTGAACTTGGATAACTAA